In a single window of the Montipora capricornis isolate CH-2021 chromosome 11, ASM3666992v2, whole genome shotgun sequence genome:
- the LOC138023183 gene encoding G-protein-signaling modulator 2-like → MADKKMNVFEQHIQELNVARKEGNRKGEGIAYLNLGDYYYRLAYFEQAKKDYTKALRIFKEIGYSDGEGNACGNLGIAYLNLGNFKKARKYFKKQLSIAKEVGDLDQEGNANGNLGCAYHRLGNFKRAIEYHEQHLTIAKEIGDRAGEGRANGNLGNAYHSLGNFKRAIEYHEQCLSIALVVGDRAGEGGANGNLGNAYLRLGNFKRAIEYYEQHLSIAMEVGDKAGEGKANGNLGNAYYSVGNFKRAIEYHEQRLSIAKEGGERAGEGNANGNLGNAYHSLGNFKRAIEYYEQSLSIVKEVGDRAVEGKANGNLGCAYYSLGNFKQAIEYYEQHLRIAKEVGDRAGEGGASASHRVSRTTS, encoded by the exons ATGGCAGACAAAAAGATGAACGTTTTCGAGCAGCATATACAAGAGCTTAACGTTGCCAGAAAGGAGGGAAACAGAAAAGGGGAGGGTATTGCTTATTTGAATTTGGGCGATTATTATTATAGGTTGGCTTATTTCGAACAGGCCAAGAAGGATTACACAAAAGCATTGAGGATTTTTAAGGAAATAGGTTACAGTGATGGAGAGGGAAACGCCTGCggcaatctcggcatcgcttatctcaatttgggcaattttaaaaaggccagAAAGTACTTCAAGAAACAACtaagtattgcaaaagaagtaggggatctGGACCAGGAGGGCAATGCTAATGGTAATCTCGGCTGTGCTTATCAccgtctgggcaattttaagcgagccatagagtatcacgaacagcATCTTACCATTGCTAAAGaaataggggatagggctggggagggcagggccaatggtaatctcggcaacgcttatcacagtctgggcaattttaagcgagccatagagtatcacgaacaatgTCTTAGCATTGCACTGgtagtaggggatagggccggggagggaggggctaatggtaatctcggcaacgcttatctcaggctgggcaattttaagcgagccatagagtattacgaacaacatcttagcattgcaatggaagtaggggataaggccggggagggcaaggccaatggtaatctcggcaacgcttattacaGTGTGGgaaattttaagcgagccatagagtatcacgaacaacgtCTTAGCATTGCTAAAGAAGGAGGGGaaagggccggggagggcaatgccaatggtaatctcggcaacgcttatcacagcctgggcaattttaagcgggcgatagagtattacgaacaaAGTCTCAGCATTgttaaagaagtaggggatagggctgtgGAGGGAaaagccaatggtaatctcggctgTGCTTATTatagtctgggcaattttaagcaagccatagagtattacgaacaacatcttagaattgcaaaggaagtaggtgatagggccggggagggagggGCCAGTG cgagccatagagtatcacgaacaacatcttag